In the genome of Chryseobacterium sp. 52, the window TTGGAACGTACCTTGCCGCCTTTGCCGCCTTTTTCCTGTACTTGTACTTCTGCCATTTCTAAATGATATTATTATGGTTTACCTTCTTGTGATGTAATCAACCAGAATTTAAGAAAATCAATATCTCTTAAACCTTCAAACAGGCTTTTAACTTTAGGATATTCAGTAGTAACGTCTCCTTTGATTGCTAATTTGTAATCAGGATTTACGCTCAAACTTTGTTTTACCCATTCCACTAACTGCTTATTTGTACTATCCATAGGAATCCCGGTAGGACTCTTAAAGTTTTTTTGCTCCTCATCTGACAAATCGAGATAGCTTTTCAGTTGGTTCATAGGAACCCCAATTGCTTGTACTTTTTGAAATGCAACTTTTTGTTTGTTGTCAAAAGTCATATTATACTTTTGGCCCATTTTTTCTAAAAGCTGTAATCTCTCTGATGCATTCTCTACTGGCTGGAAATAAAATTTTCCGTCCGGAGTAGCGTTGATAGTCATTAAACTAGCATCAGGAAGTAACTTCTCTGATATTGAAGATGGCGGTTTAATCTGCTCCACGTCAGGTTTTTTAAACTGAGTGGTCAATATAAAGAATGTAAGTAGTAGGAAGGCAACGTCACACATTGCCGTCATATCCGTCACTACTCCATGTCTTTTTGGTTTGACTCTCGCCATTGTTTTGAATTATTTTTAATTAAACTTCTTTTATTGGAATGCA includes:
- a CDS encoding ExbD/TolR family protein, which gives rise to MARVKPKRHGVVTDMTAMCDVAFLLLTFFILTTQFKKPDVEQIKPPSSISEKLLPDASLMTINATPDGKFYFQPVENASERLQLLEKMGQKYNMTFDNKQKVAFQKVQAIGVPMNQLKSYLDLSDEEQKNFKSPTGIPMDSTNKQLVEWVKQSLSVNPDYKLAIKGDVTTEYPKVKSLFEGLRDIDFLKFWLITSQEGKP